Genomic DNA from Lactiplantibacillus paraplantarum:
AGTCTCGACCAGTTTTAATTCGTCGGGTATCAGAACAGACGGTCGAGGCTTTTAAAATTACTAGTCAGTATGAAAAGAAGTCGGCTTATATCAAGCAACAATATTATCCGATTCAAGATTGGCAATCCGCTGGGTTGAAGAAACCTTCCTGGGTCGATCTTGGTAATATTTATCGCTTTCCCAAAGCCGGTTTAAACTTTAAAGAAATCGGTCATTTAAGTAAGCTAGATCAAAATAAAATTTCAGATTTTACGCTTGACCTAAAATCAAAAAGAAGAGGTAAGGATCAAAAGATAATTCAACAGCGATCAAGTAAAAGGAAGCACAAAGAAAGTAAAGCAGAGCTTACACAAAGAATTCAAAAACAGTTAAAAGACTTTGCTAAACACAATCCAGAAATTAAGCCAAAAAACAATCCTGAAAATAAAAACGATCGGCCTAGTTATTAGGTTGATCGTTTTTTAATTTATCCGGTTTATGGGCGTTAACATAGTCAGCAAATGTTTTTAAAAGTTCTTCGGTTTGTTCGACCTAGAGGTTATTAGCTTGAAAGTACTTTTCTAATAAAGCCCCTTTTTGAATTAATCGGCGAGAATGGGCTTTTCGTGCTTGCCGATTTTCATAGTATTTAGATTGCCGTAATTTAAAATCTTTCCGCTCAATTTTTTGTTTTAAACGCGCTTGCTGCTCGACTAGTTTTTCATATTGATTAGACATGGAATTTCCCCATCTCGTATGGCTAATGATCTACGGACTTTACCTTTAAAAATTCAGAAAATTGCTTGGCTAAAAGCTTAATCTGATCGTTAGACAAATTAGCATAATCTAAACTGGCTTGACTGATGATTTGTTTACCTAGCCGTTGTTCAATCTTATTTTTTTCGTCCTTAATTTTTTGATTAAGGGCTTTTAATTTAGCTTCTTGTTTTTCTAAGTTACTTTGAGACATAACGATCCCTCCAATCATATTAGAAATAATCACCGAAACTATATCATATAGGAAACGTTAAGTCAAAGGATAAAAGTTGAAATAGCGAAGCTTAAGGCATACACTAAATTAAAATTAGGGTAATCATCAGACCGAGTGAAACGAGGTCAATGCGCACTTACACATAGAATGAATTCTATGTTGTGATAATCCCAAAAATCCTGTATTAGAAGTCGCCGATGGCGACAACAAAGTCAAGCCCATAGAATCAAAGTAAAGAGGTGACTAACATGGCAATATTTCATATTAGTTTTAGTAATATTAGTGCTGGTAAAGGACGAAGTGCGATTGCCAGTGCGGCTTATCGAAGTGGTGAAAAATTATTTGATGATAAAGAAGGTCGCCGGTATTTCTATGCCCGATCGGTAATTCCAGAAAGCTTTATTTTAACCCCCAAAAATTCACCAGAATGGGCCAGTGATCGAGAACAATTATGGAATGAAGTTGAAAAGAACGATCGTAAATCAAACTCACGGTATGCAAAAGAATTTAACGTAGCTTTACCGGTAGAATTAAGTGAATCCGAACAGAAAGAATTACTGACAAAATATGTGCAAGAAAGTTTTGTCGATCAAGGTATGGTAGCTGACGTAGCAATTCATCGCGATCACCCAGACAATCCGCATGCACATGTGATGTTAACCAATCGCCCATTTAACCCCGATGGTAGTTGGGGATTAAAAGCAAAGACGCAGTACATTAAAGATGAAAATGGCAAGCAACTTTTAACCAAAAGCGGGTTTCCAAAACAAAGAAAAATTTGGTTGGTTGATTGGGATAAAAAGGAAAAAATTAATGAGTGGCGAAAAAATTGGGCATTGAGTGTTAATCAGTTCTTAGCACAAAAAAATATTCCGGATCGGATTAGTGAAAAATCGTTTGTCGATCAAGGGATTCAAGAGACACCTACCCAACACGAAGGCATTAACAGCCAAAGAAAAAATCGAAAAGCATTTAATCAACAAGTTAGCGCGCAAAGAAACGCTCAAGCTAAGTATCATAATCTTAATGAAAAGATCCGAAATCATGAACATTTTGACGCATTAACTGACGAGCTATCATTTTCCGAAAAGCACACCATTAGCCACCTAAGTCAGCAATTGAAAGCCTATGTCGATTTAGAACATTTAGATGATAAACAGCGCATGCTGTTTAATTGGAAAAACAGCTTATTAATCAAACATGCCATTGGTGAAAATGTAGCCAAACAACTACTGACTATTGACCAGCAAACGACATCACTAGCACAAGCTAACCAGTTGTTAAATAAAGTGGTGGAACGAGCAACGAAAAAGCTTTATCCGGAACTTAATTTTGAACAGACAACCGCAGCTGAACGACGGGAACTGATTAAAGAAACTAATAGTGAACAAACGATTTTTAAGGGTAGCGAATTGGCAGAACGGTTAGCGGATATTCGAAGTGACTTATTAACCCAGCAATTATTGACGTTTACCAAGCGGCCATATACCAGCTGGCAGTTAGTTAATCAGCAGGCCCAAACAATTGAGAAGCAATTAACCACGGTACTAGCCAAACATGGTCACCAGTTAGACGATTTGAAGCCTACTGATCGGGGCATACTAGCCGCTTATCAACCAAGCGAACTCGAATTCATTTCTAAAGCGGTCAAAGATTTACGGGTCATTCGGGAAGTTAAAGCCGTGGTGCAAACCCAATACGACAGCATTCTAACGACTGCTTTTCCGGACAGTGACCTCGATAAGCTAGAGACGATTGACAAGGAGCAAATCTATACCGCTGTGGTTTACTATGATCCAGAATTAAAGCCATTAAGCGCCAATGATCTTAGTCAATTGCAACAGCAGCCACCGGTAGTCTTTACTAGTCAGCAACACCAAGCCGGTTTGAATTACCTGTTAGGTAAAATGGAATTAAAAGATATTCAGAACCACCGATTACAACGGGTCTTAAAACATGATGGCACCCGGCAACTGTTTATCGGCGAATGTGGCCAAGATCCTAAG
This window encodes:
- the mobQ gene encoding MobQ family relaxase; its protein translation is MAIFHISFSNISAGKGRSAIASAAYRSGEKLFDDKEGRRYFYARSVIPESFILTPKNSPEWASDREQLWNEVEKNDRKSNSRYAKEFNVALPVELSESEQKELLTKYVQESFVDQGMVADVAIHRDHPDNPHAHVMLTNRPFNPDGSWGLKAKTQYIKDENGKQLLTKSGFPKQRKIWLVDWDKKEKINEWRKNWALSVNQFLAQKNIPDRISEKSFVDQGIQETPTQHEGINSQRKNRKAFNQQVSAQRNAQAKYHNLNEKIRNHEHFDALTDELSFSEKHTISHLSQQLKAYVDLEHLDDKQRMLFNWKNSLLIKHAIGENVAKQLLTIDQQTTSLAQANQLLNKVVERATKKLYPELNFEQTTAAERRELIKETNSEQTIFKGSELAERLADIRSDLLTQQLLTFTKRPYTSWQLVNQQAQTIEKQLTTVLAKHGHQLDDLKPTDRGILAAYQPSELEFISKAVKDLRVIREVKAVVQTQYDSILTTAFPDSDLDKLETIDKEQIYTAVVYYDPELKPLSANDLSQLQQQPPVVFTSQQHQAGLNYLLGKMELKDIQNHRLQRVLKHDGTRQLFIGECGQDPKLDNKQIETVQARLKQQTTRFDQYKQDQIKDYQAINYYPTSPKNYLTNILDEALIAILYAKNTDYLRKQQLRGLKETEWEMTKKQRQHQTRNRHEDGGRHL